The proteins below come from a single Chryseobacterium bernardetii genomic window:
- a CDS encoding aminoacyl-histidine dipeptidase translates to MELSNIEPQIIWKNFSKLNAVPRPSKKEEKVIAFIKGFGENLGLETTVDEVGNVIIKKPATAGMENRKSIVLQSHLDMVCQKNNDVNFDFETEGIKMEIDGDWVKAKGTTLGADNGLGVATIMSILESSDIPHPALEALFTIDEETGMTGAIGLKPGQLTGQILLNLDTEEDDEIDIGCAGGVDVTITQNYATEAPKGQVVRLEVKGLQGGHSGMDIHKGFGNANIILGRLLYKGLENQNIELISIDGGGLRNAIPREAVAIISVRNAQEFIQEATVLKAEILEEFASVEAGLQINIENSTSSDKAISEADSKKVILTLKALHNGVYRMSPDVADLVEASNNVARVELKGGELKILNLTRSSVDSSKYSTAEQLKSVAELAGMNVVFSGSYPGWKPRPGSEIVQIMEKIYTEKFNEKPHVVACHAGLECGIIGANYPEMEMVSFGPTIRGAHSPDEKANIPSAQKFWSFLKDILANIPQK, encoded by the coding sequence ATGGAATTATCTAATATAGAACCGCAGATCATCTGGAAAAACTTCTCCAAATTAAATGCAGTTCCAAGACCATCTAAAAAAGAGGAAAAAGTAATTGCTTTCATCAAAGGATTTGGTGAAAATTTAGGGTTAGAAACTACTGTGGATGAAGTAGGAAACGTAATTATTAAAAAGCCTGCCACTGCAGGAATGGAAAACCGTAAATCTATTGTACTTCAGTCGCATTTGGATATGGTTTGCCAGAAAAATAATGATGTTAATTTTGATTTTGAGACAGAAGGGATCAAAATGGAAATTGATGGGGACTGGGTAAAGGCAAAAGGAACTACTCTGGGAGCTGATAACGGTTTAGGAGTAGCTACCATTATGTCTATCCTTGAAAGTTCAGATATTCCACACCCTGCACTGGAAGCATTATTCACCATTGATGAAGAAACAGGAATGACAGGTGCTATCGGGTTAAAGCCTGGACAGCTTACCGGGCAAATCCTATTAAATCTTGACACAGAAGAGGACGATGAAATTGACATAGGCTGTGCCGGAGGAGTAGACGTTACCATCACTCAAAACTATGCCACAGAAGCTCCGAAAGGACAGGTTGTAAGACTTGAAGTAAAAGGCTTGCAGGGAGGACACTCAGGAATGGATATCCACAAAGGTTTCGGAAATGCCAACATTATCCTGGGAAGGCTTCTTTATAAAGGATTGGAAAATCAAAATATAGAACTGATCTCTATTGATGGTGGCGGATTAAGAAATGCTATTCCGAGAGAAGCTGTTGCTATCATCTCTGTAAGAAATGCTCAGGAGTTCATCCAGGAAGCTACTGTTCTTAAAGCAGAAATTTTAGAAGAATTTGCATCTGTAGAGGCAGGTCTTCAGATCAATATTGAAAATTCTACGTCTTCCGATAAAGCGATTTCAGAAGCAGATTCTAAAAAAGTAATCCTTACTTTGAAAGCTCTTCATAATGGAGTGTACAGAATGAGTCCTGATGTAGCAGACCTTGTGGAAGCTTCCAACAACGTTGCTAGAGTTGAATTGAAAGGCGGAGAATTAAAGATTCTTAACCTTACAAGATCTTCAGTAGACTCTTCTAAATATTCTACGGCAGAACAATTAAAATCTGTAGCTGAGTTAGCTGGAATGAATGTAGTATTCAGTGGTTCATACCCAGGTTGGAAGCCAAGACCAGGATCTGAAATTGTACAGATTATGGAAAAGATCTACACAGAGAAGTTTAATGAAAAACCCCACGTTGTAGCTTGCCACGCAGGTTTAGAATGTGGTATCATTGGAGCGAACTATCCTGAAATGGAAATGGTAAGTTTCGGACCTACCATCAGAGGAGCACACTCTCCTGACGAGAAGGCAAATATTCCTTCTGCTCAGAAGTTCTGGAGCTTCCTGAAAGATATTTTAGCGAATATACCTCAGAAATAA
- a CDS encoding LOG family protein, with protein MKSITVFCGSSFGTDKIYEEQAFLLGQTLAKQEIQLIYGGSQTGLMGTIANGALSENGKVTGVLPHFLQAKEIAHKNLTELVLVETMHERKTKMNELCNGVIVLPGGYGTLEEFFEMITWAQLGLHKKPIGVLNIDGFYNDLINLVENMVNKGFLKAVNRNMLLISDNIDDLLEKMRNYQAPTVGKWISKDQA; from the coding sequence ATGAAAAGTATCACCGTATTCTGCGGCTCAAGTTTCGGCACGGATAAAATCTATGAAGAGCAGGCATTTTTGCTTGGCCAGACTTTAGCAAAACAAGAAATACAACTCATTTATGGTGGCTCTCAAACCGGTTTAATGGGAACAATAGCCAACGGAGCCTTAAGTGAAAACGGAAAAGTAACCGGAGTTCTCCCCCATTTTTTACAAGCCAAGGAGATTGCCCATAAAAACCTTACTGAGCTGGTTCTCGTAGAAACCATGCATGAAAGAAAAACCAAAATGAATGAGCTTTGTAATGGTGTCATCGTTCTTCCCGGTGGCTACGGAACATTGGAGGAGTTCTTTGAAATGATTACCTGGGCACAGCTTGGCCTTCATAAAAAGCCTATTGGAGTTTTAAATATTGATGGCTTTTATAATGACCTGATTAATTTAGTTGAAAACATGGTAAATAAAGGCTTTTTAAAGGCTGTAAATCGGAATATGCTTCTCATCAGTGACAATATAGATGATCTGCTTGAAAAAATGAGAAACTACCAGGCACCTACTGTGGGAAAATGGATTTCTAAAGATCAGGCCTAA
- a CDS encoding 2Fe-2S iron-sulfur cluster-binding family protein, with product MSDINIKITDREGVTHDVIAPTDMSMNLMEIIRSYELAEEGTIGVCGGMAMCASCQVYVINDPGLEPMGDEEDAMLAEAFHVKDNSRLGCQLHIADSMEGLEVEIAPYP from the coding sequence ATGTCAGATATTAATATTAAAATCACCGACAGAGAAGGTGTAACCCACGATGTTATCGCTCCAACGGATATGTCCATGAACTTAATGGAAATCATCCGTTCATATGAATTAGCTGAAGAAGGTACTATTGGTGTATGCGGCGGAATGGCGATGTGTGCCTCATGTCAGGTATACGTAATCAATGATCCTGGTCTGGAGCCAATGGGCGATGAAGAAGATGCGATGCTTGCTGAAGCTTTCCACGTGAAAGACAACAGCCGGTTAGGATGCCAGCTGCATATTGCAGATTCAATGGAAGGGCTTGAAGTGGAAATTGCTCCTTATCCTTAG
- the secG gene encoding preprotein translocase subunit SecG, giving the protein MDTIFTLLMVLIMIASVLLVIVVMAQNPKGGGLSSTFGGASSAQFGVQRTNDFMEKATWTLGGTIIVLILLSVIITGKPSQAAPVQQQPAKKEAPAKQSAPASSTTNAPVPTPVAPAK; this is encoded by the coding sequence ATGGATACTATATTTACACTATTGATGGTTCTTATTATGATTGCCAGTGTTTTATTGGTAATTGTTGTTATGGCTCAAAACCCAAAAGGTGGAGGTCTTTCCAGTACTTTCGGAGGGGCATCTTCTGCACAGTTTGGAGTACAGAGAACCAATGATTTCATGGAAAAAGCAACATGGACTCTAGGCGGAACTATCATCGTTCTTATCCTTTTAAGCGTTATTATTACAGGTAAACCGTCACAAGCGGCTCCTGTTCAGCAGCAACCAGCTAAAAAAGAAGCTCCGGCAAAACAATCTGCTCCTGCTTCTTCTACAACCAACGCTCCGGTTCCAACACCAGTGGCACCAGCTAAATAA
- the recR gene encoding recombination mediator RecR, whose protein sequence is MDYPSKVLAKAVDEISGLPGIGRKTALRLALHLLKQPNSRAVSLGNSLINLVNEIKYCKECHNFSDFDICEICSNEKRSSELICIVEDVRDVIAIENTGKYGGKYLILGGKISPMEGVGPSQLNIPSIERKLNEGKVKEFIFALSATMEGDTTAYYIYKKFKNFNVNFSSIARGISVGDELEYADEISLGRSIINRLPYNEKD, encoded by the coding sequence ATGGATTACCCGAGTAAAGTGTTGGCAAAGGCAGTTGATGAGATTTCAGGACTGCCTGGAATAGGAAGAAAAACAGCTTTGAGATTAGCATTGCATTTGTTGAAGCAGCCCAATTCCAGAGCGGTGAGTCTTGGAAATTCCCTGATTAATCTTGTCAACGAAATAAAATACTGTAAAGAATGTCATAATTTTTCTGATTTTGACATCTGCGAGATCTGCAGCAACGAGAAAAGGAGCAGTGAGCTGATCTGCATTGTTGAAGATGTCCGGGATGTGATTGCTATTGAAAATACAGGAAAATATGGAGGAAAGTATCTTATTCTGGGAGGGAAAATCTCACCTATGGAAGGAGTAGGACCAAGCCAGCTGAATATTCCGAGTATTGAAAGAAAACTTAATGAAGGTAAGGTAAAGGAATTTATCTTCGCGTTGAGTGCCACGATGGAAGGGGATACCACGGCCTATTATATTTACAAAAAATTTAAAAACTTCAATGTGAATTTTTCAAGCATTGCAAGAGGAATTTCAGTAGGAGATGAGCTGGAATATGCAGATGAAATTTCACTTGGAAGATCTATTATCAACAGATTACCCTACAACGAAAAGGATTAA
- a CDS encoding M16 family metallopeptidase, translated as MKKQFTYIAAAFLFAAMLSAQKTDLNAMPKPGPTPVINIAKPKTFQLSNGLTVMVVENNKLPRVNTTLSMDRPPYYEGNIAGVSQLMAEQLDNGTTNLSKDEFNKKVDFLGANINFSSNGAASNSLSKYFPEVLGLMADAIVNPKFSAEEIQNAKERIIEGLKADEKNASSIAERVSNALMYGKNTSRGEFETIESINKIQLADVQNIYNKYYAPDNAYLVIVGDVKFDQIKPLVEKAFGSWKKSNTKFAALEPASNVAKTEINVVDVPSAVQSVLSVSNLNNLKMKDPNYFPATMANYILGGGGEARLFMNLREKNGFTYGAYSSMNASKYSPDFSAETSVRNEVTDKAVKEMMNELNAISTVKPEELENAKAKLKGSFIMSLEKPETIAKFALNQKVQDLPADFYTNYLKSIDKVTAADISNAVKATILPDQSRIFIAGKASDIAEGLEKLGYPVKYFDKEANPVAKPTAQKVDANVTIGSVAEKYINAIGGLAALQKVTSITADATTKVQGMDMNMKLIQGKGGKMMMDMKMMGNTLQKIVFDGKDGYVEAQGKKIPLNDKQKTSMAEPELFPELTFAKSTELKLAGIEKYNNEDSYVVKGPKQTYYYSVKTGLKTGEVKTGEGGSMPTNFADYKDVSGIKLPFTIIQNMGGMEINLAVQSYQLNQAKDSDFK; from the coding sequence ATGAAAAAGCAATTCACTTATATAGCAGCGGCATTTTTATTTGCAGCAATGCTTTCTGCCCAAAAAACAGATCTTAATGCAATGCCTAAACCGGGGCCTACGCCTGTCATCAACATTGCGAAACCAAAAACTTTTCAACTCAGCAACGGATTAACTGTGATGGTGGTTGAAAATAACAAACTGCCAAGGGTAAACACTACTCTTTCTATGGACAGACCTCCTTATTATGAAGGAAATATAGCAGGAGTAAGCCAACTGATGGCAGAACAACTTGATAACGGAACAACCAACCTGAGCAAGGATGAATTCAATAAAAAAGTAGACTTTCTGGGAGCCAACATCAACTTTTCTTCCAATGGTGCTGCTTCAAACTCTCTTTCAAAATATTTCCCTGAAGTATTGGGGTTAATGGCAGATGCCATTGTGAATCCAAAATTCTCGGCTGAAGAGATTCAAAATGCAAAAGAAAGAATTATTGAAGGATTAAAAGCAGATGAAAAAAATGCTTCGTCCATTGCTGAAAGAGTATCCAATGCTCTGATGTACGGGAAGAATACTTCCAGAGGAGAATTTGAAACCATTGAATCTATTAATAAAATTCAACTGGCAGATGTTCAGAATATTTACAATAAATACTATGCTCCGGATAATGCTTATTTAGTAATTGTTGGAGATGTAAAATTCGATCAGATCAAACCTTTGGTTGAGAAAGCTTTCGGAAGCTGGAAAAAATCCAATACAAAATTTGCAGCCTTAGAGCCTGCCTCAAATGTTGCCAAAACAGAGATCAATGTGGTAGATGTACCGTCTGCGGTTCAATCTGTTCTGTCTGTGAGCAATCTTAACAACCTTAAGATGAAGGATCCAAATTACTTCCCTGCTACAATGGCTAACTATATTCTAGGTGGTGGTGGCGAAGCAAGGCTTTTCATGAACCTTAGAGAAAAGAATGGGTTTACATACGGAGCTTATTCCAGTATGAATGCCAGCAAGTATTCTCCTGATTTTTCAGCTGAAACCAGTGTAAGAAATGAGGTTACGGATAAAGCTGTGAAGGAAATGATGAATGAGCTTAACGCCATTTCTACTGTAAAACCAGAGGAATTGGAAAATGCTAAAGCTAAGCTGAAAGGTTCTTTCATTATGTCTTTAGAGAAACCGGAAACCATAGCTAAATTTGCATTGAACCAAAAAGTTCAGGATCTTCCGGCAGATTTTTATACCAATTATCTAAAATCAATTGATAAAGTTACTGCTGCTGATATTTCTAATGCTGTAAAAGCTACCATTCTTCCGGACCAAAGCAGGATTTTTATAGCCGGTAAGGCATCTGATATTGCCGAAGGACTTGAAAAGCTGGGATATCCTGTGAAGTATTTTGACAAGGAAGCTAATCCGGTTGCAAAACCTACGGCACAGAAAGTGGATGCAAATGTAACTATAGGTTCTGTAGCAGAGAAATATATCAATGCTATCGGAGGCTTGGCAGCCCTTCAGAAAGTAACTTCCATTACAGCTGATGCTACTACCAAAGTTCAGGGAATGGATATGAACATGAAACTGATCCAGGGAAAAGGCGGTAAAATGATGATGGATATGAAAATGATGGGCAATACTCTTCAGAAAATCGTTTTTGATGGTAAGGACGGTTATGTTGAAGCGCAGGGAAAAAAAATACCCCTGAATGACAAGCAGAAAACGTCTATGGCTGAGCCTGAACTTTTCCCGGAGCTTACTTTCGCTAAATCCACGGAGCTAAAGCTGGCAGGAATTGAAAAATACAATAACGAGGATTCTTATGTGGTGAAAGGACCGAAACAAACCTATTATTACAGTGTGAAAACAGGTTTAAAAACGGGGGAAGTAAAAACAGGGGAAGGAGGTTCTATGCCTACAAACTTCGCAGATTATAAAGATGTTTCAGGAATAAAGCTACCCTTCACCATTATCCAGAATATGGGCGGAATGGAAATCAACCTGGCGGTACAGTCTTATCAGCTTAACCAGGCGAAGGATTCTGACTTTAAATAA
- a CDS encoding NAD(P)/FAD-dependent oxidoreductase, producing the protein MITTDILIIGAGPTGLFAVFEAGLLKMKCHIIDALPQPGGQLAELYPKKPIFDIPGYPSVNAGELIDNLMEQIKQFQPGFTLGETAVSYTKVDDEWFEVVTNKGTVHRCKAIAIAGGLGTFEPRKPTFENVADYEEKGLEYFVKEPEHFRNKRVVIAGGGDSALDWSIFLSNVASEVTLIHRRNEFRGALDSVEKVQDLKNEGKIKLITPAEVTGIRGEGKVEAITVQKDGEDAFEIETDYFIPLFGLTPKLGEIGNWGLNIEKNAIVVNNALDYQTNIDGIYAIGDINTYPGKLKLILCGFHEATLMCQSVYNRLNPGKKFVLKYTTVSGVDGFDGSRKEAEKAVVKKID; encoded by the coding sequence ATGATAACCACTGATATATTGATCATAGGTGCAGGGCCTACAGGGCTTTTTGCAGTTTTTGAAGCTGGTCTTTTAAAAATGAAGTGCCATATTATTGATGCACTTCCACAACCAGGAGGGCAATTGGCTGAACTTTATCCTAAGAAACCTATTTTTGATATTCCTGGATATCCTTCAGTGAATGCTGGAGAATTGATAGATAATTTGATGGAACAGATCAAGCAGTTCCAGCCTGGTTTTACTTTAGGTGAAACCGCTGTTTCTTATACAAAGGTTGATGATGAATGGTTTGAAGTGGTAACCAACAAAGGAACTGTTCACAGATGTAAGGCAATTGCTATTGCGGGTGGATTGGGAACTTTTGAACCTAGAAAACCGACTTTCGAGAATGTAGCAGATTATGAAGAAAAAGGGTTGGAATATTTTGTTAAAGAACCTGAGCACTTCAGAAATAAAAGAGTAGTTATTGCCGGAGGTGGAGATTCAGCTCTTGACTGGAGTATTTTCCTTTCTAACGTAGCCAGTGAAGTAACTTTGATCCACAGAAGAAATGAGTTCAGAGGAGCTTTGGATTCTGTAGAAAAAGTTCAGGATCTGAAAAATGAGGGAAAAATTAAACTAATTACGCCTGCAGAAGTTACCGGTATCAGAGGAGAAGGGAAAGTAGAAGCCATTACTGTACAGAAAGATGGCGAGGATGCTTTTGAAATTGAAACAGATTATTTCATTCCTTTATTCGGATTGACTCCAAAATTGGGTGAGATCGGAAACTGGGGCTTAAATATTGAGAAAAACGCGATTGTGGTAAACAATGCACTTGATTATCAGACTAATATTGACGGTATTTATGCTATCGGAGATATCAATACCTATCCTGGAAAATTGAAGCTGATTCTTTGTGGTTTCCACGAGGCTACTTTAATGTGCCAGAGTGTGTATAACAGATTGAACCCAGGTAAAAAATTCGTATTAAAATATACAACGGTAAGTGGAGTAGACGGATTTGACGGAAGCCGTAAGGAAGCAGAGAAGGCTGTTGTGAAAAAAATTGACTAA
- a CDS encoding LURP-one-related/scramblase family protein, with translation MVLNNLNYPLDFKFKISTLASDFNITDKNGNYVAYVRQKMFKLKEDVIVFNDESKSKELFRIRANKWIDFNASYSLNDIVDNKNYGRLARKGMRSIWKASYDILDAKDQPKFKVQEDSAWVRFWDSFVGELPIIGMFTGYFLNPSYTVTGIDGKAYFKLKKMPSFFGRRFQLDRLIDIDDEEESLVILSLLMMTLLERARG, from the coding sequence ATGGTACTTAACAACTTAAATTACCCACTGGATTTCAAGTTTAAAATTTCGACACTAGCTAGTGACTTCAACATTACTGACAAAAATGGAAATTATGTAGCATACGTACGTCAGAAAATGTTTAAACTGAAAGAAGACGTTATCGTTTTCAATGATGAAAGCAAATCAAAAGAACTTTTCAGAATCAGAGCCAATAAATGGATCGATTTCAATGCTTCTTATTCTTTAAATGATATTGTAGACAATAAAAACTATGGTAGACTGGCAAGAAAAGGAATGCGTTCTATCTGGAAAGCAAGCTACGATATCCTTGATGCTAAAGACCAGCCTAAATTCAAGGTACAGGAAGACAGCGCATGGGTAAGATTCTGGGACAGCTTTGTAGGTGAGCTTCCTATCATCGGAATGTTTACAGGATATTTTCTGAATCCTTCTTATACAGTGACTGGTATCGACGGAAAAGCATACTTTAAACTTAAAAAAATGCCTTCATTCTTCGGAAGAAGATTCCAACTAGACAGATTGATCGACATTGATGATGAGGAAGAAAGCTTAGTAATCCTTTCATTATTAATGATGACCCTTCTTGAAAGAGCAAGAGGCTAA
- a CDS encoding prolyl oligopeptidase family serine peptidase, translating to MKNGLLTGCILLSQVIFAQYNYPNTPENPATDDYFGTKITDNYQWLENLRSPEVQTWFKAQSDFSHNLINTIPNRNALYQRMKQVQELGGDSYGYAKQRGNLYFYAKTKKNEKLSKLYTKDVSTGKETLVFDPETYKKDGQITDFTVDSSGNKIALLFSKSGSEICELRILDLKTKKFLNDTLSPIWSEFNFEFTPDGQYITYTKMSTGDPNSNMLLKEMKAMLHQIGTSQDKDVVLGSREEYPELNILTEQFPEVSFTSDYQTMILRIGSTKSENPVFYAPISSLKDKKIKWKQIIKPSDEIVQTFISGDQLFFLTHKNAPNYKVGLTSLSNPDFDHAKVIVPESSSVITSIHSSKNYLFYSLSNGITQDKYQIDRKTLAINKIPLPDGINNSIALNARENDNLQCYNSNWLTPGTFYDYNPESGKAVKSKYFNGNSNYPDYNALYEVKEVEVKSHDGAIVPLSIIYPKNMKMDGSTPAYITGYGGYGISYTPRFSNRLSVLLEQGVVLAVAHVRGGGEKGDKWHRDGMKAKKPNTWKDFIACSEYLVNQKYTSPSKLIGNGASMGGVLIGRAITERPDLYGVAIAEVGMTNILRSQNSANGDNQIPEVGNIKNSEDIKHLIEMDAQSKVKKGVKYPAVLVSTGMNDSRITPWEPAKFAAVLQNSTSSGKPVLLYVNYENGHFTSDLDVVFKEYSDIFAFALWQVGHPKFQPAKK from the coding sequence ATGAAAAATGGACTTCTGACAGGCTGTATATTATTAAGCCAAGTCATTTTTGCTCAGTATAATTATCCTAATACTCCTGAAAATCCTGCAACAGACGATTACTTTGGTACCAAAATCACAGATAATTACCAATGGCTGGAAAATCTGAGAAGTCCTGAAGTACAAACATGGTTTAAGGCACAGTCTGATTTCAGCCATAATCTTATCAATACAATTCCTAATCGTAATGCCCTGTATCAAAGAATGAAACAGGTCCAGGAACTTGGTGGAGATTCCTACGGCTATGCAAAACAAAGAGGAAACCTTTATTTCTATGCTAAAACCAAAAAAAATGAAAAGCTTTCCAAACTCTATACAAAAGACGTTTCTACGGGAAAGGAAACTCTGGTTTTTGATCCTGAAACCTATAAAAAGGATGGACAGATCACTGATTTCACAGTAGATTCCAGCGGTAACAAAATTGCCCTGTTATTTTCCAAATCCGGGAGTGAAATTTGTGAGCTTAGAATTTTAGATCTAAAAACTAAAAAATTCCTTAATGATACCTTGTCGCCCATCTGGAGCGAATTCAATTTTGAATTTACTCCGGATGGACAGTATATCACCTATACCAAGATGAGCACAGGAGATCCTAACAGCAATATGTTACTGAAAGAAATGAAGGCGATGCTTCATCAAATTGGGACCAGTCAGGATAAAGACGTAGTATTGGGATCACGTGAGGAATATCCCGAACTCAATATCTTAACAGAACAATTTCCTGAAGTGTCTTTTACAAGTGATTACCAAACCATGATCTTAAGAATTGGATCCACAAAAAGCGAAAACCCCGTTTTTTATGCTCCGATATCTTCTCTTAAAGATAAAAAAATCAAATGGAAGCAGATCATCAAACCATCGGACGAGATTGTACAGACATTCATCAGCGGAGATCAATTGTTTTTTCTTACTCATAAGAATGCCCCCAATTATAAAGTAGGGCTGACAAGTTTATCAAATCCTGATTTCGATCATGCTAAAGTTATTGTTCCTGAAAGCAGTTCTGTCATCACCTCTATCCACAGCTCTAAAAATTATCTATTCTATTCCTTAAGCAATGGGATTACCCAGGATAAATATCAGATAGATCGTAAAACACTCGCCATAAACAAAATTCCTCTGCCTGATGGAATCAATAATTCCATCGCTCTTAATGCCCGTGAAAATGATAATCTGCAATGCTATAACAGTAATTGGCTTACTCCCGGCACTTTTTACGATTACAACCCCGAAAGTGGTAAAGCTGTAAAAAGCAAATATTTTAACGGGAACAGCAACTATCCTGATTACAATGCACTGTATGAAGTAAAAGAAGTGGAAGTAAAAAGTCATGACGGAGCAATAGTCCCACTTTCTATTATTTATCCTAAAAACATGAAAATGGATGGCAGTACTCCAGCTTATATCACAGGATATGGCGGTTATGGAATATCTTACACCCCTCGTTTTTCCAATAGATTATCAGTATTGCTTGAACAAGGCGTAGTACTGGCAGTTGCCCATGTAAGAGGAGGAGGCGAAAAAGGTGACAAATGGCACAGAGACGGAATGAAAGCTAAAAAACCGAATACCTGGAAAGATTTCATCGCATGTTCCGAATATCTTGTGAATCAAAAGTATACTTCTCCCTCGAAGCTTATCGGCAATGGAGCAAGTATGGGAGGAGTCCTTATTGGGCGGGCCATTACTGAAAGACCTGATTTATATGGAGTTGCCATCGCCGAAGTAGGAATGACCAATATTCTCCGTTCTCAAAATTCAGCTAACGGCGATAATCAAATTCCTGAGGTTGGAAATATAAAAAATTCTGAAGATATTAAACATCTTATTGAAATGGATGCTCAAAGCAAGGTGAAAAAAGGTGTAAAATACCCAGCTGTTCTTGTGAGCACCGGAATGAATGATTCCAGAATTACTCCATGGGAACCTGCAAAATTTGCCGCTGTATTACAGAACAGTACCTCTTCCGGGAAACCTGTTTTATTATATGTCAATTATGAAAATGGACATTTTACAAGTGACCTGGATGTAGTCTTCAAAGAATATTCCGATATTTTCGCTTTTGCATTATGGCAGGTGGGACATCCAAAGTTTCAACCAGCTAAGAAATAA
- a CDS encoding glycosyltransferase family 2 protein, which yields MNMKLSVIIVNYNVTQLLRNCLLSIQQYVKEVEYEVIVIDNASTDGSWRNLISEFPEVHFIPSETNGGFSKANNQAIHFAKGEYILLLNPDTEFEGFYMKELLDFSDSQPDFGCLGIRMHDAEGNFLPESKRSVPDMFNSFEKLFTNFKKNNSKSYYRNDVDENAVAEVEVITGAFLLVKKEVYEKVGGLDEAYFMYGEDIDLCYTLIKNGYKNYYYGKASLLHHKGESTVKNEVYLQRFYGAMQIFIDKYYKESKPMQYSFLKAGLKLRHQIEKIKLK from the coding sequence ATTAATATGAAGCTGTCTGTTATTATTGTCAATTACAACGTTACTCAATTACTCAGGAACTGCCTTCTATCTATTCAGCAATATGTAAAAGAGGTGGAATATGAGGTAATTGTGATAGATAATGCTTCTACAGACGGTTCATGGCGGAATCTTATCTCAGAATTTCCCGAAGTACATTTTATTCCTTCAGAAACAAACGGTGGCTTCTCAAAGGCTAATAATCAGGCAATACACTTTGCAAAAGGAGAATATATACTCCTTTTAAATCCTGATACAGAATTTGAAGGCTTTTATATGAAAGAACTTTTAGATTTTTCAGACAGCCAGCCGGATTTCGGATGTCTTGGAATACGGATGCATGATGCGGAAGGAAACTTCCTGCCGGAAAGCAAACGTTCAGTTCCGGATATGTTTAATTCCTTTGAAAAGCTGTTCACCAACTTTAAAAAAAATAATTCCAAATCTTATTACAGGAATGATGTTGATGAAAATGCAGTGGCGGAAGTGGAAGTAATAACAGGGGCTTTTTTATTGGTAAAAAAAGAAGTATATGAAAAGGTTGGGGGGTTGGATGAAGCATACTTTATGTATGGTGAAGATATTGACCTTTGTTATACTTTAATAAAAAACGGTTATAAAAATTACTATTATGGGAAGGCTTCGCTGCTTCATCACAAAGGAGAAAGCACGGTAAAGAATGAGGTGTATCTGCAGCGCTTTTATGGTGCTATGCAGATCTTTATTGATAAGTACTATAAAGAATCAAAACCTATGCAGTATTCTTTCTTAAAAGCAGGACTGAAGCTTCGTCATCAGATTGAAAAAATTAAGCTGAAGTAA